In the Trueperaceae bacterium genome, GGGCATGCGCGCCGCTCGGATCGAGGCCCTCGACGACGGCTACCGCTGGACCGTGACGGGCCCCAGCGCCGCCGGCCAGGACGCCGACTTCGCCTACCGCGGCCAGGGGGTCGGCATCCCGACCCTCGACGAGGTGCTCGCCGGTTTCCCCGCAGCGTCCGTGAACATCGAGATCAAGGAGGAGACGGCGGACGCCGGCACGGCGCTCTGCGAGCTGCTGCGGCGCACCGGCAGCGGCGATCGGGTCCTGGTGGCCTCGTTCAACAGCGCCCCGATGCAGGCCTTCAGGCAGGCGTGCCCCGACGTCGCCACGTCCGCCACGCGCTCCGAGGTCACGCTCTTCTACGTGCTGGCGCGCGCCCGCCTCAGCGCCGTCTACACGCCCCCGTTCGTGGCCGTGCAGGTGCCCGTCCAGCAGGGGAGCCTCACGGTCGTCACGCCGCACTTCATCGCGGCGGCGCACGCCCGCGGCGTGAAGGTCGAGGTGTGGACCGTGAACGACGCCGCCGAGATGCGGCGCCTCCTCGCCATGGGCGTCGACGGCCTCATAACCGATCGCCCCGACCGCGCGTTGGCGGTCCTCGGCCGGGCGTTCGACGCCGGGCTCGTCCCGGACTTCGTGGCGCCTTGAGCGGAGCGCCCGGTCTGGCGTCTCGCCCCTCGCCCCGCCCGCCCTGCCGGCCCGCGACCGCGGGCCGCGGCTAGGTTCGCGGTCGTGGGCATGCTCGACGACCTCCTTGTTCTCGACCTGACGCGGGTCCTCGCGGGCCCGTACTGCACCCTGCTGTTCTCGGACCTCGGCGCGCGCGTCGTCAAGGTTGAGTCGCCGTCCGGCGACGACACGCGGCGGTGGGGGCCGCCGTACCCGGGGGGCGAGAGCGGCTACTACCTGTCGGTCAACCGGGGCAAGGAGAGCGTGGTCGTCGACCTCAAGGACGAGCGGGGCGCCGCCGTCGTCCGCGGGCTCGCGCGCAAGGCCGACGTGATCGTCGAGAACTTCAAGGTCGGCGACCTGGAGCGTTACGGGCTCGACCACGCGAGCGTCGCGGCCACCAACCCACGCGTCGTCTACGTGTCCATCACGGGCTTCGGCCAGGACGGGCCGCGGGCGAAGGAGCCAGGCTACGACGCCGCCATGCAGGCGCAGTCGGGCCTACTGGCCATGACGGGCGAGCCGGACGGGCCGCCCGTCAAGCTCGGCGTGGCGTGGATCGACGTGCTGACGGGACTGCATGCGGCCACCGGGGCGTTGGCGGCGTTGCACCGGCGGGAGAGGACGGGCGAGGGCGCGCGCCTGGACGTGTCGCTCTTCGACGTCGCGCTCGCGAGCCTCGTGAACCAGGCCCAGAACGCCTTGCTGACGGGCGAGGTGCCGCCCCGCCTCGGCAGCGCTCATCCGACGATCGTGCCTTACCAGTCGTTCGAGGCGGCCGACGGCGGCGTGGTGGTGGCGGTCGGCAACGACGGCCAGTTCGCGCGCCTCTGCGCCGTCCTGGGCACCGGGGAGCTGGCGGCCGACCCGCGGTTCGCGACCAACGACGGGCGCGTGGCGAACCGCTCCGCCCTCGTTCCCCTCCTGGCGGACGTCATCAGGCAGCGGCGGGCTGCCGAGCTCCTGGCGGCCTGCCGCTCCGCCGGGGTGCCGGCCACGCCGGTCACGACGTTGCCCGACGCCCTCGCCGACGAGCAGGCGACGGCCCGCGGCATGGTCGTCGAAGGGGCTCACCCGACCATCGGCGCCCTGCCGATGGTGGCGAGCCCCCTCTGGCACGCGCAAGGCCCGGACGGGCGCTCGCTCGGCCTGGCGCCGGCGCCAGGCGCGGCACCCGTGCCGCCGCTGCTCGCGCAGCACACGCGGGCCGTGCTCGAGCGCGAGCTGGGCCTGAGCGCCGCCGAGATCGACGCGCTCGCGGCAGCGGGCGTCGTGCGGGTCCTAGGGTAGGCGCGGACGGCGGTGCGTCGTACGCGACCGCCGCGGGCGGCCGCGCCGCGCTCGCCGCGGGGTCTCGGGGCGCGGCCTGGCCCGGCGCGCGCCCATCACTCCCGGAGCAGCAACGCCTCCGCCACCGTGCCCCTGAGCAGGCCGCGGTAGACGCCGTCGACCGCCAGTCGTTCGCCGGTCACCTCGAGCGTCGGGTAGTCGGGGTTGTGCGGACGCAACGCGAAGCGGCCGCCTCCTAGGCGGTCGAGGTACTTCAGCGTCACCTCCTCCTCGGCCACCCTGACGGCGCAGATCTCGCCGCTGCGCTGCGGTTGGCGTTGGGCCAGGAGCACGACGTCGTCGTTCTGCAGGAGATCTGCCATGGAGTCGCCGTGGACGCGGAGCGCGAAGAGCGACTCGGCGTGGCCGCCCCCGGCCGCGGCCGGCAGGTAGGCCTCCGCGTGGGCGGCGGCGATGGCGAGGGGGCCGGCGGGGATATCCCCGAGGAGAGGGATGCCCGTGGCCAAGGCGGGGAGCTCGAGCACCGGGGAGCGCCCGCGCCCGCGGCTCTCGAAGCGCAAGTAGCCCTTGGCGTGCAGCGCCTCGAGGTGTTGGCGCAGCGAGACGTAGTGAACGCCGAGCTCCCGCGCGAACTCCGCCAGGTCGGGCGTGGCGCCCGTGCGCCGCGCGTGCTCGAGGAGGCGCTGGTAGACCCGCGCCTGCGCGGGGGGTAGGGGACGGTTGCTCGGGGACTGGTCCATCGTTACCTAAAATGCTAAGGTAGTTGCCGTGGCTTGTCAACGGGCGAGCGGGAGGCGCGTCTGAGCCGTCCAGAACGGCTCTAATGCGGTTCTCACCCTGCTGGCGGGCTGTGGACAAAGCCGGGTCGCCCTGCTATAGTTTCTGTAGTTGAGCGCACCCACCTCACCCGGGCGGGTCGTCCGGGGCCGCGCCGACTCGAAAGGAACCGCGAACAATGCTCGAAACGTTCGAACGACTCGATACGGCGAGCACCTGTCAGGTGGCAAGCATCGTTCCCTCCGGCTTGGCGCTGCCCACGCGCACGCTGGAGCCCGGTCAGGTGCTCTACGAAGCCGACCGCGAGGCGAGCAGCCTCTACATCGTCAACCAGGGCGTCCTCAAGGCGGTCGTCCCCACCAGCCTCGGCCGCGACCGCATCGCCGACCTGTACGGTCCCGGCGACGTCTTGGGCCTCTCCTCGCTGGACGGCGGCAACCACGCCGAGACCGTCGTGGCCGTCCACGAGGCGTGCCTCACGCCCATCGACCCGCAGCAGGCCATGAACGACCGCGGCCTACGCGACTACGTGCTCCGCAGCCTGGCGCGCCAGCTCCGCCGCAGCCGCGAGATGCTCGACGAGGCCGAGATGCCCGTCGGCGCCCGCGTCACGCGCGCGCTCCTGCGCCTCGCCAAGCAGTTCGGCCTGCCGGCGGACGACCAGCAGGGCGGCATCAAGCTCCCGCTCGCGCTCACGCACGAGGACCTCGCCGACCTCACCGGCTCCAGCCGCGTGACGATCACCCGCATCCTCGGCGAGCTCCGCAGCGAGGGGGCGCTGTCCGGCACGCGCGGCGTGTACGTGGCGGATGTGCCCGGCCTGGAGCGCGCCACGGACCACTACGTCATGCAGGTCCTGTAAGGCCGCTTGGCGCACGGCGCCGCGAGAACGGAGTACGCTCTTCTCATGTTGAAGTTCACCGACATCGCCAAGGAACGCGTCCTCCGCTTCCTGGACGCGCAGAGCAGCCAAGGCATGCGCGCCCTGCGCATCGCGGGCAACCGCGCCGAGCAGCGCCTCTGGCTGGTCAGGGCCGAGGACGAACGCCCTGACGACCGCGTCCAGGCGGAAGCGGGCTTCGCGGTCTTCCTCGACCCGGCGACGGCCGGCCAGTTGGACGGCGCCGTCGTCGACTTCGTCGAGGGCGTGATGCAGTCCGGGTTCCGCATCTATCACCCCAGCCCCAGCTGGGACGACCCGCTCGCCCAGCGCGTGCAGGACGCCATCGACAAGCACATCAACCCCGGCGTGGCCGGCCACGGCGGCACCGTGACGCTCGAGGGGGTCGAGGACGGCATGGCCATCATCCGCTTCGGCGGCGGCTGCCACGGCTGCGGCGCCGCCGACCTGACCCTCAAGCAGGGCATAGACCGCATCCTCAAGGAGCAGGTCCCCGAGATCCGCGGGGTCATGGACGCCACGGACCACGCCACGGGCGAGAACCCCTACTACGAGCGCGACACGCGCCGGGCCGAGTCGCCGCTGACCTGAGCGCCGCCGCACGCTCCGGCGCCGGTCCGCCGCCAGCGGCCGCCGGCCGAGTCGACCCCCGCCCTGGTCACGCCAGTGCGGGCCCATGCACGATATCCGCGCCCGACCTGCCCACCGGTCGGGCGCGCTTCATGCCCCGGCGCCCGCCGAGCGCACCGTGTGTTACCTTGACCAGGTGCGACCGCCCGACGACCTACCGGGTGTTCGTTCCGTCCCGCTGATCAGCGTTCGCGAGCTCACCAAGCGCTTCCCAGGAGTGGTAGCGAACGACTCCGTGAGCCTCGACCTGCTGCCGGGCGAGGTGCACGCCCTGTTGGGCGAGAACGGCGCCGGCAAGACCACGCTCATCAGCATGCTCTACGGGCTGCTGCAGCCCGACGGCGGCAGCATAGCCATGGACGCTCAGCGCGTGACCATCAAGAACCCCAGGCACGCCATGGACCTCGGGATCGGCCTGGTGGCCCAGCACTTCAACCTCGCCAGGCGCCACACCGTCGCCGAGAACCTGGCGGTCGGCCTGCGCGGCACGCCGTTCTGGCGCCCCACCAGGGCGCTGCAGAGGCGCGCGGCGGAGCTCACCGAGCGCTACGGCCTCGCGGTGCGCATGAACGCGCAGGTGGCGGCCCTCTCGCCGGGCGAGCGGCAACGCGTCGAGATCCTCAAGGCCGTCATGCAAGGTGCGCGCCTCCTCATCCTCGACGAGCCGACCAGCGTGCTCACGCCACAGGAGGCCGACGCCCTCCTGAAGGTCGTCACCGACATGCGCAGGGACGGCCGGGGCATCCTCTTCATCAGTCACAAGCTCGGGGAGGTCCTCCGGGTCGCGGATCGCATCACGGTGCTACGTGGCGGCAAGGTCGTCGGGCGCCGCGCGCGCGGCGGGGTGGAGGCGAGCGAGCTGGCGCGCCTCATGGTCGGCGCGCCGACCGCCACCCCGCAGCGGCTCGGCATCCCGCCGGAAGGGGAGCCCGTGCTCCGCGTGAGCGGCGTGTGGGTCCGCGGTCGGCGGGGGCCGGCGCTGCGCGGCCTCGACCTGGAGGTCCGCCCCGGAGAGGTCCTCGGCGTCGCCGGCGTGGCCGGCAACGGTCAGAGCGAGCTCGCCCAGGTGCTGACGGGCCTGGCGCGGCCGGAGAAGGGCAGCGTGACGCTGGCGGGCGCCGACATCGGCCGCCTCTCACCCCGGGAAGTGCGGAAGCTGGGCGTCGCGTACATCCCCGAGGACCGGCGCGCCGAGGGCGTGGCCGGCACCATGAGCGTCGCGGAGAACCTCGTGCTCAGGCAGGTGCGCGACAAGGAGTTCGCCCGCGGTCCCGTCATCGACTGGCGCAAGGCGGAGGCGTTCGCCGCGGCGGCGGTCACGCGCTTCGACATCCGCACCCCCTCCCTCGCCACCGCCGCGCGCACCCTCTCCGGCGGCAACGTGCAGAAGATCGTGCTGGCGCGCGAGCTCTCCGGCAGGCCGAGCCTGGTCGTCGCCTCCCACCCGACCTACGGGCTCGACGTCGGCAGCGCCGCCATGACCCACGAGCGGCTCCTCGCGCAGCGCGAGCGCGGCGCTGCCGTCGTCCTGATAAGCGAGGACCTCGACGAGCTCAGGGCGCTGTCTGACACCATCGTGGTCCTCTTCGCCGGGCGCGTCGCGGGCACCCTCCCGATCAGCGAGGCGGTCACCGAGGCCGGTTGGGAGCGCCTCGGACTCCTCATGGGCGGGAGCGCTGCGGCATGACGCGCTTGCGGTGGGTGAGGCGCGACGCGGAGCCGCCGCTCCTGACGTTCGGCGTGAGCGCCGCGTCGTTCCTGCTGGCCCTGGGCGCGGCGCTCGTCGCCTTCGCGGCGTACGGTCTCGACCCCTGGGAGGCGGGCGCCACCGTCGTTAGGCGTACTCTCCTCGACGGTCGCGGCCTCGGCGAGGTAGTCAGGCGCAGCATCCCGCTCCTCCTCACGGGCGCAGGCCTGGTACTGGCGCTGCGAGCGCGCTTCTGG is a window encoding:
- a CDS encoding glycerophosphodiester phosphodiesterase, whose product is MRLLKALLASVVVLAAAYGVLALVNGPRAPHPYYSRLGAGPLVLAHGGGQGLWPDNTMRAFTGSDALGADVLELDVQRDGDGAFRVIHDATVDRTTDGTGLVSGMRAARIEALDDGYRWTVTGPSAAGQDADFAYRGQGVGIPTLDEVLAGFPAASVNIEIKEETADAGTALCELLRRTGSGDRVLVASFNSAPMQAFRQACPDVATSATRSEVTLFYVLARARLSAVYTPPFVAVQVPVQQGSLTVVTPHFIAAAHARGVKVEVWTVNDAAEMRRLLAMGVDGLITDRPDRALAVLGRAFDAGLVPDFVAP
- a CDS encoding CoA transferase, which codes for MLDDLLVLDLTRVLAGPYCTLLFSDLGARVVKVESPSGDDTRRWGPPYPGGESGYYLSVNRGKESVVVDLKDERGAAVVRGLARKADVIVENFKVGDLERYGLDHASVAATNPRVVYVSITGFGQDGPRAKEPGYDAAMQAQSGLLAMTGEPDGPPVKLGVAWIDVLTGLHAATGALAALHRRERTGEGARLDVSLFDVALASLVNQAQNALLTGEVPPRLGSAHPTIVPYQSFEAADGGVVVAVGNDGQFARLCAVLGTGELAADPRFATNDGRVANRSALVPLLADVIRQRRAAELLAACRSAGVPATPVTTLPDALADEQATARGMVVEGAHPTIGALPMVASPLWHAQGPDGRSLGLAPAPGAAPVPPLLAQHTRAVLERELGLSAAEIDALAAAGVVRVLG
- a CDS encoding Crp/Fnr family transcriptional regulator — encoded protein: MLETFERLDTASTCQVASIVPSGLALPTRTLEPGQVLYEADREASSLYIVNQGVLKAVVPTSLGRDRIADLYGPGDVLGLSSLDGGNHAETVVAVHEACLTPIDPQQAMNDRGLRDYVLRSLARQLRRSREMLDEAEMPVGARVTRALLRLAKQFGLPADDQQGGIKLPLALTHEDLADLTGSSRVTITRILGELRSEGALSGTRGVYVADVPGLERATDHYVMQVL
- a CDS encoding NifU family protein — its product is MLKFTDIAKERVLRFLDAQSSQGMRALRIAGNRAEQRLWLVRAEDERPDDRVQAEAGFAVFLDPATAGQLDGAVVDFVEGVMQSGFRIYHPSPSWDDPLAQRVQDAIDKHINPGVAGHGGTVTLEGVEDGMAIIRFGGGCHGCGAADLTLKQGIDRILKEQVPEIRGVMDATDHATGENPYYERDTRRAESPLT
- a CDS encoding ABC transporter ATP-binding protein, coding for MRPPDDLPGVRSVPLISVRELTKRFPGVVANDSVSLDLLPGEVHALLGENGAGKTTLISMLYGLLQPDGGSIAMDAQRVTIKNPRHAMDLGIGLVAQHFNLARRHTVAENLAVGLRGTPFWRPTRALQRRAAELTERYGLAVRMNAQVAALSPGERQRVEILKAVMQGARLLILDEPTSVLTPQEADALLKVVTDMRRDGRGILFISHKLGEVLRVADRITVLRGGKVVGRRARGGVEASELARLMVGAPTATPQRLGIPPEGEPVLRVSGVWVRGRRGPALRGLDLEVRPGEVLGVAGVAGNGQSELAQVLTGLARPEKGSVTLAGADIGRLSPREVRKLGVAYIPEDRRAEGVAGTMSVAENLVLRQVRDKEFARGPVIDWRKAEAFAAAAVTRFDIRTPSLATAARTLSGGNVQKIVLARELSGRPSLVVASHPTYGLDVGSAAMTHERLLAQRERGAAVVLISEDLDELRALSDTIVVLFAGRVAGTLPISEAVTEAGWERLGLLMGGSAAA